A segment of the Diachasmimorpha longicaudata isolate KC_UGA_2023 chromosome 5, iyDiaLong2, whole genome shotgun sequence genome:
ATTTCGTTCCATCGGCATTCAAAATGAGGGGTAAGTGCCCAAATTGAGGAGGTGTCCAACCAAACGCCCTAGAATTCATTTCGAAATGTGACTAAGAAGCaaagtggaaaaattgtgaacCAATTTTCACAATAACGCACTTTGTTccttcaaaaattaaatttttctaaacgTATGGCTTTCGATTCTTTACTCACTGGTACATTTCCAAGTGTTTTGGTGTCGATATCTGCCATTCAATACCTCGCAAAACATGTGATATTTCCATGAAATGATCATCAACAACATTTGCAAAATGATAGGTGGGAAAACCATCGGATTTAATAACCACTGGGTCACCTTCTCCCTGGCTTATTGATACATCACCATAAACTAGATCGTGAAAAGGCTTTGGTTTGTCTGTAAGCTGTTGAAGACCGGTATTATGAATAGTAATTGAAGGCGGACAGTTAGATTATCTGAGACTTGTATGTTATTCTAATCTGACATAATCTAAATATCGAAAAGTGCCGAAATTCGGGCCGCGCAACAAAAAACCTCGTCAGGGAAAGTAGAAACAAAGTACTAAATGTAACTGATAGATAAATATACGAAATGTAATTGAATAGACTGTAAATACGAAGAGGAGAAACAGAGGGATGGCCGGGCGTCGATGTAAAACGAAGAAaacatttgtaacatcaatGAACTAAGATGAATTGATAAACCTCTTACCTTAAACCTAATACAATGGGGATCTTGTCTACTGAGTTTACTTGCAATAACCTCTTTCTCCAGGTGACGACATCGATTATCGTACTTCGGAACTTCTCCTGCTTTCATAGCTTCTTTCCTCAGCATTTCCAATCTACGTTCTGAGCAAAAGCAATAATAGGCTGAACCATTTTCCAAGAGCTTTTCAATTTGTTCACTGGGGTTCATCCACAAAAAATAAAggtaagaattatttttctagcCCCCCAAATGTAGGAAAAGTCGAGATCAATTTCCAAGAGGCTATCAGCGAGCCGTTAGCTCATTGGACGTGGAATATCTCATATAACAATCCCACAACGACATACCGATAAAGATCCAGTCGTTTTGATTGAACATATGGGCCCTTAGGTCCCCCTGTCATTGGCCCCTCGTCCGGAATAATTCCTGACCACAACAGATCTTCTTGAAGCTTCTCCATTGCTCCAACTTCCACTCTCAGCTGATCTGTATCTTCAATTCGTAATATGAAGGATCCACCATTCTGACGTgcgaataaataattgtacaAAGCTGTTCGCAGCCCCCCAAGGTGTAGTTGTCCTACgatcaaataaattgaaacatCTGCATTGAATTCACATCGACAAATAAATTGGTGGAAATTCCTTACCTGTTGGGCTTGGAGCGAACCTCACCCTCACAGGTGACTGGTTATAAAATCTCTTGTGTATTACTTGCAAAGTGAATGTTCGAAATAGCCTGAGAGTCATTTTCACGTCCTCACTACACGACTCCTCATATCTTTACCGTTCAATATAATACTAGAATCAAAGTGAGAAGCAAAATATCGCTGGGTAGAGTTCAGATTTTCACTGAAAGTGAGGTTAATATTATTAAAGTGATCAACTAACAGCTGATCACGATCATCAGGAAACCTACCCTCAACTGGTCCAGCGACAAGTTCAATGTTCGCCGGTACGTAAAGCCAGAAATTGATTCGACAATTCCATTGGTTCATTAGTGAGAGTAGTTTGTTGTGCAATAATTGATTTGCCCAATTATTAGGTAGAAGAAAATGGGGGATACAGAGGTCACTACTTACAGATACCTTGTAGGTAAGAGGGTTCCGTCTGTGGCACACAAAGAACGCTACTTACCTTCAAGGTCGACCCtagaaaaaatgatagacaGGAGCAAACTCATGTGCATATTCACATTTGATTAGCCGACTTAATGTTTGATTTCTATAAATAAACGTATCAGGTGGAGTGCTAATTATTTTACGGTAATTTATGTGCATTTAATATTGTTTGCTTATGAGCATTTAAAAATCTATAATTTTGttcgattttcaaaatatatattttcgctTCTGAATGTTGGTAGAAGTGATTAAATTCCTCGGAATAATCAGGATTGATTCGCTGATGACTTCAGAATATTGTAAGGCAGCGGAATGATGAATTTCGGAAGTTCCACCGTCATTTATACGTTTCAAgcaaatctaaaaaaaatcgttctaTAATTGAAGTAATTTATTATCGAATATGTCTCCTGAAACTCCCCATAAAGTCCTAACCTCATCGTGATTCCAGTGTTTATAAGTTTCGCGTCATTTCAGTGGCGAAATGTCAGTGATGCAATTGCAATAACAATTGTCACTCTGCCCTGTTTCCATGTAATTCTAGAGAATAAAAAGGATTAAGTGAGGAGTTATTTCGTGGGAAGGATCCAGTTGTTTTTTTCAGgtaaaagtgaaataaaatacaaagaaTAATGGAGGCTGTACCGAGGCTGCCCATGCTATCGTTCCAACTCAAAGTTAGTCCTGAGGCCACGTCTTATGCAAAATTGAAACAGGTAATTGGGAATTTGCATGTTTTATCGATTGAAgaagtttaatttaatttgtgaGAGAAAACCATTGGAGAGGTTATTCGCGTTGTGGAAGGGCACAATCTCTTTGACACTTTGtattcgacatttttttatgatgtgGCATAAACAACTTCAAGACAGAAACGCTCATTATGTCTTCTCCTTCCAGTATATTCGAGACTTCTACAATGAAGATCCGGAGTCCTACTCCAACGAAATCCACCAGCTAGAGCATCTCCGGGGAATGGCATCCCGCCCAC
Coding sequences within it:
- the LOC135162505 gene encoding nondiscriminating glutamyl-tRNA synthetase EARS2, mitochondrial, whose product is MTLRLFRTFTLQVIHKRFYNQSPVRVRFAPSPTGQLHLGGLRTALYNYLFARQNGGSFILRIEDTDQLRVEVGAMEKLQEDLLWSGIIPDEGPMTGGPKGPYVQSKRLDLYREQIEKLLENGSAYYCFCSERRLEMLRKEAMKAGEVPKYDNRCRHLEKEVIASKLSRQDPHCIRFKLTDKPKPFHDLVYGDVSISQGEGDPVVIKSDGFPTYHFANVVDDHFMEISHVLRGIEWQISTPKHLEMYQAFGWTPPQFGHLPLILNADGTKLSKRQGDIKVESFRKDGIFPLALLNYITYAGGGFRRTEGFQDVCHTYANLIKQFDISKINTSSSKLHHDKLMEFNKLELSNLLDDTNNMGFLVRKLQDMVLEAFPDRRNDGSLQLDDHHMITILEWARDRITKLTDLISKDLAFLWVAPRLSKAIEDPEILASLRTLYTELQNWERSNFERHQLNDYLKKFANDNGLKFPAFMKSLRTVLSGLQHGPSVAEMMEILGKDKTLDRLKHCHSH